In Methanooceanicella nereidis, the following are encoded in one genomic region:
- a CDS encoding DUF120 domain-containing protein, whose translation MEVETLKKLALMGAIHDHVDLSSSTFAYTLGTSAQTAARRLALLENDGFITRIVTNEGQKVHITDKGLIVLKSEFMDYKKLFECDHVNSIKGKVTTGLGEGQYYISLDGYRQQFINKLGFDPYPGTLNIKLNKPFLHGDSSVIKIDGFKDSNRTYGGGRCYLVKINDIRAAIMRPDRSSYPETLIEIIAPVNLRKTLGLKDGDEVEVLIE comes from the coding sequence ATGGAAGTCGAAACTTTAAAAAAGCTCGCGCTGATGGGCGCCATTCATGATCATGTCGACCTTTCATCCTCGACGTTCGCGTATACACTGGGTACGAGCGCCCAGACCGCTGCAAGAAGGCTTGCATTGCTGGAGAATGATGGTTTTATCACGCGGATAGTCACAAATGAAGGGCAGAAGGTGCACATCACTGATAAAGGGCTTATAGTCCTTAAGTCGGAATTCATGGACTACAAAAAATTATTCGAGTGCGATCACGTGAACAGTATTAAAGGAAAAGTGACCACAGGACTTGGCGAAGGCCAGTATTATATATCGCTTGACGGGTACAGGCAGCAATTTATAAATAAGCTAGGGTTCGACCCGTATCCGGGCACGCTTAACATTAAGCTCAACAAACCGTTCTTGCACGGTGATTCGAGTGTCATAAAGATAGACGGGTTCAAGGACTCGAACCGCACATACGGAGGCGGAAGGTGTTATCTCGTTAAGATAAACGATATTAGGGCCGCCATCATGAGGCCGGACCGTTCGAGCTATCCCGAGACATTAATAGAGATCATAGCCCCGGTGAACCTGAGAAAAACGCTGGGACTTAAAGACGGAGATGAAGTAGAGGTGTTAATAGAATGA
- the cas3 gene encoding CRISPR-associated helicase Cas3' produces MIEIDPNIIWAKSNPRHSLLHHMIDVGNIALSLLSTPCFKIINKKFSSATGLDETSSMAWMAYLAAIHDIGKCEPDFQIKNEKLAQELMTSGILFPPEYDRRFLHEKRSHDWIKEQLSKEGWSRRSYNTVSNSILNHHSRSNFKDPIDYPTLKKYWDNYKEILNNEVKSIFKPPEISSVEFIDNGKAGLLLSGLIVLSDWIASNVDLMRYTDLQCSTEEYANISRVNAKKAISYLGFDDGISWEDKVEFCEVWPGSTFTKLRPIQQECVDIIKSCSIPRMIIIEAPMGEGKTEAAIYTAVQIMRKNNLSGMYVALPTAATSNQMYGRVNEFLELHNKDAIIKPHLVHGMSWVIDEVSPINVQYDDEFDNTIEIMNWFKPSKRALLAPYSVGTIDQSLMSVLNVKFGFLRLFGLSNKVLIIDEVHAYDAYMSTILWLLLKWCSCLEIPVILLSATLPSDKKQELLSSFINQGQKNLGTFQPTMGYPLVTYVDQNNNIIEEAVAGSSKHMNISLEKHPGFIGEYHKIASLALESSTNGGCICIILNTVKAAQKVYEALKNLKDDSVELLLFHSRFTADIRGVIEKKALKLFDKRSLLIESHPDYTVRPKRAILVATQVVEQSLDLDFDEMIVEIAPIDLILQRAGRLHRHDRKNRPTGTIPRLHILLPAQGKPDFGASEVIYHRYTLLRTLDIIGSLDNILIPTDIRTLVEKAYSIYTPDMMPSSSGITIQDLSDSYDDMRHSIDGEKGKASPYLITDPNKKEFSLALMSSAFSFDEDDTGTRSYFYAKTRLGDNTNRLLILNDDEFEDFINCKNAPSKDMMKRLMLKMASIPCSWINEYDAEPGYKQIIQGPMWLKGLSILCMNSVMWKGVNKNGDRVVITNDDEYGLRMEKL; encoded by the coding sequence ATGATAGAAATTGATCCAAATATAATATGGGCTAAATCTAATCCCAGACATTCATTGTTACATCACATGATTGACGTTGGTAATATTGCCTTATCTTTATTATCGACTCCTTGTTTTAAAATCATAAATAAAAAATTTTCTTCGGCGACCGGGCTTGATGAAACGTCCAGTATGGCATGGATGGCTTATCTGGCAGCTATTCATGATATTGGTAAATGCGAACCTGACTTTCAAATTAAGAATGAAAAATTAGCTCAGGAACTCATGACGTCAGGCATACTTTTTCCTCCGGAATATGATAGAAGATTCCTTCATGAAAAAAGAAGCCATGATTGGATTAAGGAACAATTATCTAAAGAAGGCTGGAGCAGAAGATCCTATAATACCGTATCAAATAGTATACTGAACCATCATAGCAGATCTAATTTTAAGGATCCAATTGATTATCCGACATTGAAAAAATACTGGGATAATTATAAAGAAATACTGAATAATGAAGTAAAAAGTATATTTAAACCTCCTGAAATATCCTCAGTGGAATTTATTGACAATGGTAAAGCAGGCTTATTACTTAGCGGGTTAATAGTGTTAAGCGACTGGATTGCATCAAATGTAGATTTGATGCGATATACTGATTTACAGTGTTCAACTGAAGAATATGCGAATATTAGCCGGGTTAATGCTAAAAAAGCCATTAGTTATCTAGGTTTTGATGATGGTATATCCTGGGAAGATAAGGTCGAGTTTTGTGAGGTTTGGCCGGGTTCTACATTTACTAAATTACGACCTATTCAACAAGAATGTGTAGATATTATCAAGTCATGTAGCATCCCTCGTATGATCATAATCGAAGCCCCGATGGGCGAAGGCAAGACTGAGGCCGCAATATATACTGCGGTCCAAATAATGAGGAAGAATAATCTATCCGGTATGTATGTTGCACTTCCGACTGCGGCCACCAGTAACCAGATGTATGGTAGAGTAAATGAATTTTTAGAATTACATAATAAAGATGCTATCATAAAACCACATCTAGTCCATGGAATGTCCTGGGTCATAGACGAGGTATCCCCAATAAATGTGCAATACGATGATGAATTCGATAATACTATAGAAATAATGAATTGGTTCAAGCCTTCAAAACGAGCCCTACTGGCTCCGTATTCTGTAGGAACAATCGATCAGAGTCTAATGAGTGTACTTAACGTTAAATTTGGTTTCCTTAGACTGTTCGGGTTATCAAATAAAGTATTGATAATAGATGAAGTCCATGCTTATGATGCATATATGAGCACAATATTATGGCTATTGCTTAAGTGGTGCTCCTGTCTTGAAATTCCTGTCATTCTCTTGTCAGCAACATTGCCTTCTGATAAAAAGCAAGAACTATTATCTTCTTTCATAAACCAAGGTCAAAAAAATCTTGGAACTTTCCAGCCAACTATGGGCTATCCTTTAGTAACTTACGTCGACCAAAATAATAATATCATCGAAGAAGCAGTTGCCGGGTCATCTAAGCATATGAACATTAGTTTAGAAAAGCATCCCGGATTTATCGGTGAATACCATAAAATTGCGTCACTTGCTCTTGAATCGTCTACTAATGGCGGCTGCATATGTATCATACTAAATACCGTTAAAGCTGCTCAGAAAGTCTATGAAGCCCTGAAGAATTTAAAAGACGATAGCGTTGAACTATTATTGTTCCATTCAAGGTTTACGGCCGATATAAGGGGAGTGATCGAGAAAAAAGCTCTTAAATTATTTGATAAAAGAAGTTTGCTCATCGAAAGTCATCCTGATTATACTGTGAGACCTAAAAGAGCGATACTGGTTGCTACACAGGTAGTTGAGCAAAGCCTCGATCTAGATTTTGATGAGATGATCGTTGAGATCGCACCTATCGATCTTATCTTGCAAAGAGCAGGCCGTCTTCATCGACACGACCGTAAAAACAGACCGACTGGAACGATACCAAGGCTGCATATATTACTTCCCGCCCAAGGAAAACCTGATTTTGGGGCTTCTGAAGTTATTTATCATAGGTATACACTTTTGAGAACGCTAGACATCATTGGATCCTTAGATAATATTCTGATACCGACAGATATACGTACGCTCGTCGAGAAAGCATATTCAATTTATACTCCGGACATGATGCCATCATCTTCTGGTATCACAATCCAGGATCTTTCCGACTCTTATGACGATATGCGACATAGTATAGATGGTGAAAAAGGGAAAGCTTCGCCATATCTAATTACAGATCCAAATAAAAAGGAATTCAGTTTGGCGTTGATGTCAAGCGCATTTTCCTTTGATGAGGATGATACTGGCACCAGATCCTACTTTTATGCAAAGACACGTCTCGGCGATAATACTAACCGATTATTAATCCTGAATGACGACGAGTTCGAGGATTTTATTAATTGCAAGAACGCTCCTTCTAAAGATATGATGAAGCGTTTGATGTTGAAAATGGCCAGCATACCCTGTAGTTGGATCAATGAATATGACGCTGAACCTGGTTATAAACAGATAATACAGGGTCCTATGTGGCTAAAAGGTTTGAGCATATTATGTATGAATTCCGTGATGTGGAAAGGTGTCAATAAGAATGGCGATCGTGTTGTAATAACAAATGATGACGAGTATGGGCTGAGAATGGAAAAATTATGA
- a CDS encoding 30S ribosomal protein S27ae, whose translation MAKKAAPAKGSGLKSRMYEVSKEGKVTRKGQTCPRCGDGVFLAAHKDRTSCGKCGYTEYKK comes from the coding sequence ATGGCAAAGAAGGCAGCACCAGCAAAAGGAAGCGGCTTAAAGTCCAGAATGTACGAGGTCAGCAAGGAAGGCAAGGTCACCAGGAAAGGCCAGACCTGCCCGAGATGCGGTGACGGAGTATTCCTCGCAGCCCACAAGGACAGGACGTCCTGCGGCAAGTGCGGGTATACCGAGTACAAGAAATAA
- the glnA gene encoding type I glutamate--ammonia ligase, with translation MVSDKLKNVYDLIEKKKIKYVDYKFVDVPGTWQHKTHPISELDDDVFENGTGFDGSSIRGFQNIEDSDMLLMPDATTAFIDPFIAEPTISITCDVKEPGKSDGYSRDPRHIAKKAEEYLKYSGIADTSYWGPELEFFIFDDVQFDVLTPYKGTGYSVNSNEGVWNSNHNSTPNLGHRVRFKEGYFPVAPTDTQTDIRNEMVGLMEEIGIKVELHHHEVATAGQAEIDMRFDTLASMGDKVMKYKYVVKNVAARNGKTATFMPKPLFGDNGSGMHVHQSLWKDGKPLFFDENGYALLSQTALYYIGGLLTHAPALLAFCSPSTNSYKRLVPGYEAPVNLVFSSRNRSAAIRIPMYSNNPKTKRIEFRPPDATANPYLAFAAMLMAGIDGIKKKIDPTEAGFGPLNKNIYHLAAEERAKIRSVPGSLDEALNALQSDYDFLLEGGVFTKELVEGWIDYKRSNEIDPVRMRTHPYEVYLYYDA, from the coding sequence ATTGTGTCAGACAAATTAAAGAACGTGTATGACCTGATAGAGAAAAAGAAAATAAAATATGTAGACTACAAGTTCGTGGACGTGCCCGGAACCTGGCAGCACAAGACTCACCCGATCTCCGAACTTGACGACGATGTATTTGAAAATGGTACCGGATTCGATGGTTCGAGCATCAGAGGCTTCCAGAACATCGAGGACAGCGACATGCTGCTTATGCCGGACGCAACCACCGCATTTATCGACCCATTCATCGCCGAGCCCACAATATCCATAACCTGTGATGTAAAAGAGCCTGGCAAGTCAGACGGCTACAGCAGAGACCCGAGACACATCGCTAAAAAGGCAGAGGAATACTTAAAGTACAGCGGAATAGCAGACACCAGCTACTGGGGTCCTGAACTGGAATTCTTCATATTCGACGATGTGCAGTTTGACGTGCTTACTCCATACAAGGGCACCGGCTACTCAGTTAACTCAAACGAGGGCGTATGGAACTCCAACCATAACAGCACCCCCAACCTGGGCCACCGCGTAAGGTTCAAGGAAGGCTACTTCCCGGTCGCCCCGACTGACACCCAGACCGACATCAGGAACGAAATGGTCGGCCTGATGGAAGAAATTGGCATTAAGGTAGAGCTGCACCACCATGAGGTCGCCACCGCAGGCCAGGCAGAGATCGATATGAGGTTCGACACTCTGGCAAGCATGGGCGACAAGGTCATGAAATACAAGTATGTGGTCAAGAACGTTGCCGCAAGGAACGGCAAGACCGCGACCTTCATGCCCAAGCCGCTCTTTGGAGACAACGGCAGCGGAATGCACGTCCACCAGAGCTTATGGAAGGATGGCAAGCCATTGTTCTTCGACGAGAACGGTTACGCATTACTTTCACAGACCGCATTATATTACATAGGCGGTCTATTGACTCACGCCCCCGCACTTCTGGCTTTCTGCAGCCCGAGCACGAACTCTTACAAGAGGCTTGTCCCGGGATACGAGGCGCCGGTTAACCTGGTATTCTCAAGCAGGAACAGAAGCGCTGCGATACGCATACCCATGTACTCGAACAACCCCAAGACAAAGCGTATAGAGTTCAGGCCGCCAGACGCGACTGCTAATCCGTACCTCGCGTTCGCAGCCATGCTCATGGCAGGAATTGACGGCATAAAGAAGAAGATCGACCCGACCGAGGCAGGATTCGGCCCGCTGAACAAGAACATATACCACCTGGCCGCAGAGGAAAGGGCGAAGATCAGGTCTGTACCTGGATCGCTCGACGAAGCGCTCAACGCACTGCAATCCGACTATGACTTCCTCCTGGAAGGCGGAGTATTCACCAAAGAACTCGTAGAGGGCTGGATCGACTACAAGAGGTCCAACGAGATAGACCCGGTCAGAATGAGAACCCACCCGTACGAAGTATACCTGTACTACGACGCATAG
- the spt4 gene encoding transcription elongation factor subunit Spt4 yields MAKQKSESRSRKTGSNLKACRDCHSLVEGPVCPTCQSSILSEDWSGYVVIIDPVKSEIAALMNIKRPGKFALKVR; encoded by the coding sequence ATGGCAAAGCAGAAATCTGAGTCCCGTTCTCGGAAAACGGGTAGCAATTTGAAGGCTTGCAGGGACTGTCATAGCCTGGTGGAAGGTCCGGTTTGCCCGACCTGCCAGTCAAGCATACTCAGCGAAGACTGGTCCGGCTATGTGGTCATCATTGACCCTGTGAAGTCTGAGATCGCGGCCCTGATGAATATAAAGCGTCCTGGTAAGTTCGCTTTGAAGGTGCGGTAA
- a CDS encoding GTP-dependent dephospho-CoA kinase family protein has translation MALKLPVELREKLKKPYGKLYRCKGEDCLKQVIEELPDPVRIISIGDVTTYYLLKANVIPDMCLVDDMTMRIPVDRAMKQGTAHRSFKEVTVINPPGVVTGELMDAIKDNMDSRIPVRIFVDGEEDLAVIPACIYAPIGSVVIYGQPGEGMVVVEITEEKKQQTLSLIEQMIEENAS, from the coding sequence TTGGCCCTGAAGTTGCCGGTAGAGTTAAGGGAGAAGCTAAAGAAGCCCTATGGTAAGCTTTACCGCTGCAAAGGAGAAGATTGCCTTAAGCAAGTGATAGAAGAATTACCAGACCCTGTCAGGATCATTTCGATAGGGGATGTGACCACATATTACCTGCTGAAGGCTAACGTTATCCCTGATATGTGCCTTGTGGACGACATGACCATGAGAATTCCTGTCGACCGGGCAATGAAGCAGGGAACGGCCCACAGATCATTCAAAGAGGTAACCGTCATTAACCCTCCCGGCGTCGTTACGGGAGAGCTGATGGACGCGATTAAGGACAATATGGACTCCAGAATTCCCGTCCGGATATTCGTCGACGGGGAAGAGGATCTTGCGGTCATACCGGCGTGCATATACGCTCCGATCGGTTCGGTCGTGATATACGGCCAGCCCGGCGAGGGCATGGTCGTGGTAGAGATCACCGAGGAGAAGAAACAACAAACTTTATCTTTGATAGAGCAAATGATAGAGGAAAACGCCAGTTAA
- a CDS encoding pantoate kinase: MMGKAFAPAHITGFFIVHEEDDPLRMGSCGCGLALDDGAYTEVSPSDRTEIFLNGKETDAVTTRTLIELLTDKPVTVKSRLSIPVGGGFGASGAGALSTALALNKALKLEKTFNDLSYAAHVAEVRNSTGLGDVAGMTCGGVTVRLKPGTPFIIDRIPVPAMDIYYISFGPLSTKTILSDSKERELINKAGKKCLDGLLRRPTFENFMKLSRDFSVDTGLISSRAMDAVEAVESHGGMASMAMLGDTVFSTMPEGLYEFGEVRKTKINLSGAHLI; this comes from the coding sequence ATGATGGGCAAAGCCTTCGCTCCGGCGCACATCACCGGGTTCTTTATCGTCCACGAGGAAGATGACCCCTTAAGAATGGGCTCATGCGGGTGCGGGCTGGCACTTGATGACGGGGCATACACTGAAGTGAGTCCGTCAGACCGTACTGAAATATTTCTTAATGGAAAAGAAACAGATGCGGTCACGACAAGAACGTTGATCGAATTGCTCACGGATAAGCCTGTCACAGTCAAAAGCAGACTTTCCATACCGGTAGGAGGCGGTTTCGGGGCAAGCGGAGCAGGAGCGCTGAGCACTGCACTTGCGCTCAACAAAGCCCTGAAACTGGAAAAGACTTTTAACGATTTGAGCTATGCCGCCCATGTGGCCGAGGTCCGGAACAGCACCGGGCTGGGCGATGTCGCCGGGATGACATGCGGCGGAGTCACTGTAAGGCTTAAGCCCGGGACTCCTTTTATAATTGACCGGATACCAGTCCCTGCCATGGACATTTATTACATTTCATTCGGGCCATTATCTACAAAGACAATATTATCGGACAGCAAAGAAAGGGAACTGATCAATAAGGCCGGGAAAAAGTGCCTTGATGGTTTGTTAAGACGGCCGACTTTCGAGAACTTTATGAAATTGTCGAGGGACTTTTCCGTTGATACCGGGCTAATAAGCTCCAGGGCTATGGATGCGGTCGAAGCAGTGGAATCTCACGGCGGAATGGCATCGATGGCGATGCTGGGCGATACGGTATTCTCTACGATGCCTGAAGGCTTATACGAGTTCGGAGAAGTAAGGAAGACTAAAATAAACCTATCCGGCGCACATCTCATATAA
- the ribB gene encoding 3,4-dihydroxy-2-butanone-4-phosphate synthase, which produces MIQDAIRALRNGQVILLYDYDNREAETDLVIAAEFTTPKSVYQLRRDAGGLMCVAIDPVVCSNLGIPYIVDVLRYAGNSGNGFKSIESIYEKVGDIPYDSKSSFSLWVNHRKTYTGITDVDRSLTINKLAEVTHQAMNGNHVNFGAEFRSPGHVPLLRAAPNLLKDRKGQTELSIVLARAAGVTPAMVMCEMLDGETGKALSKKDAMEYARKHGLVFVEGKDVEELFNSSMN; this is translated from the coding sequence ATGATCCAGGACGCCATAAGGGCACTCAGGAACGGGCAGGTAATCCTGCTGTACGACTATGATAACCGTGAGGCAGAGACTGACCTGGTCATAGCTGCCGAATTCACGACACCGAAAAGTGTCTATCAGCTCAGGAGGGATGCCGGCGGCCTGATGTGCGTCGCCATCGATCCGGTGGTCTGCTCAAATCTCGGCATACCTTACATAGTGGATGTGCTGAGATATGCGGGTAACTCAGGTAACGGCTTCAAGTCCATCGAGTCCATCTACGAGAAGGTCGGCGACATACCATACGACTCAAAATCATCGTTCTCATTATGGGTCAACCACAGAAAGACATACACGGGCATTACCGACGTTGACAGGAGCCTGACCATTAACAAGCTTGCAGAAGTCACGCATCAGGCCATGAACGGCAACCATGTGAATTTCGGGGCCGAGTTCAGGTCTCCAGGGCATGTGCCTTTATTGAGGGCGGCGCCGAACCTGCTGAAGGACAGGAAAGGCCAGACCGAGTTGTCCATCGTTCTTGCGAGGGCGGCGGGGGTAACTCCCGCGATGGTCATGTGCGAGATGCTTGATGGCGAGACCGGAAAAGCCCTTTCGAAGAAGGATGCCATGGAATATGCGAGAAAGCACGGGCTGGTCTTCGTAGAGGGTAAAGATGTTGAAGAGCTGTTCAATTCATCCATGAATTGA
- the coaBC gene encoding bifunctional phosphopantothenoylcysteine decarboxylase/phosphopantothenate--cysteine ligase CoaBC, which translates to MSLNVSHPTLDLTASRSTSLAGKKIILCVTGSIAAVESIKLARELIRNGAEVQGVMSEAAKTIIHPWALEYATGRKAITEITGDVEHVAYCGKREEAYDLLLIAPCTANTISKIASGIDDTTVTTFATTAIGSKIPIMVVPAMHGTMFDHPIVQENIKKLESIGVRFLMPKIEEKIAKLPENDEIVLNAERILSSSPLKGKKILITSGPNFEEIDPIRVLTSRSTGRMGTEIALEAFRSGADVTVVHRHRLGIRGIKEIFADSAADMMNAVMNELRTGYDIYISAAAISDFTVVPSSEKISSSGPVTITLRPAEKILERVRHEFPAVFIVAFKAETVGEDELVERAIKKMDSSGANMVVANRFGGVRDIEVNDVFIIQADGTVSRSSGKKRAVASAILDAVSEYFK; encoded by the coding sequence TTGAGCTTGAACGTCTCTCATCCCACGCTCGATCTTACCGCATCAAGAAGCACTTCTCTTGCGGGCAAGAAGATAATATTATGCGTGACAGGAAGCATTGCGGCAGTAGAATCGATTAAGCTGGCCAGGGAGCTTATCCGTAACGGCGCTGAAGTACAGGGCGTAATGAGCGAAGCCGCTAAGACTATCATCCATCCATGGGCTCTTGAATATGCTACCGGCAGAAAGGCCATAACAGAGATAACCGGAGATGTGGAGCATGTCGCATATTGCGGAAAGCGTGAGGAAGCCTATGACCTTCTTTTGATCGCGCCGTGCACAGCGAACACCATAAGTAAGATAGCCTCCGGTATCGATGACACCACCGTAACTACATTTGCTACGACCGCTATAGGCTCAAAGATCCCTATCATGGTCGTCCCGGCGATGCACGGGACGATGTTCGATCATCCTATTGTACAGGAAAACATAAAGAAGCTGGAAAGTATCGGGGTCAGGTTCCTCATGCCTAAGATAGAGGAAAAGATCGCGAAGCTTCCGGAAAACGATGAGATCGTCCTTAACGCGGAGCGTATCCTTTCATCATCTCCGCTGAAGGGCAAGAAGATACTGATAACCAGCGGGCCCAATTTTGAGGAGATAGACCCGATACGCGTGCTGACAAGCCGCAGCACGGGCCGCATGGGCACCGAGATCGCTCTGGAGGCTTTTCGCAGCGGCGCAGACGTCACTGTCGTGCACCGCCACCGGCTTGGCATAAGGGGCATAAAAGAGATATTTGCGGACAGCGCCGCAGACATGATGAATGCAGTTATGAACGAGCTGAGGACCGGCTACGATATTTATATCAGCGCCGCGGCGATATCCGATTTCACCGTAGTGCCTTCGTCTGAAAAGATCAGCTCTTCAGGCCCGGTAACGATAACTCTCAGGCCTGCTGAAAAGATACTCGAGCGCGTAAGGCACGAGTTCCCCGCTGTATTCATAGTCGCTTTCAAGGCAGAGACTGTCGGCGAGGACGAGCTTGTCGAAAGGGCCATTAAGAAAATGGACTCTTCAGGCGCGAACATGGTGGTCGCAAACCGCTTCGGAGGCGTTCGCGACATTGAAGTGAACGACGTGTTCATAATCCAGGCTGACGGGACAGTGAGCAGGAGTTCCGGCAAGAAGAGGGCTGTCGCTTCTGCCATACTTGACGCGGTATCGGAGTATTTTAAATGA
- the mptA gene encoding GTP cyclohydrolase MptA, whose translation MKILILPDVQANNPDVHIGLTRVGITEVKKMVEITRSDKRPIVLIPTFDIFVDLPSDRKGANLSRNLEVIDKTLEDAVQEPIYAIEDLCVDVSKNLLEKHEYATNAEVRMKGEYMMKKKSPRTKMECQEVYDIYADAIVSRDGKIRKTIGADVIAMTACPCAQEISKEMAFNTLAKLGVDDATISEFLCDMPMPTHNQRGIGTIMVESSNGVKVGIEAIIDIIENSMSSQMYELLKRDDERHVVITAHKNPKFVEDCVRTMAKNLVERFPNLPEDTIITIKQVNEESIHRHNAFAERKATFGELKKEVMNNGNIVV comes from the coding sequence GTGAAGATATTGATACTTCCAGACGTGCAAGCAAATAATCCTGACGTCCACATAGGCCTAACAAGAGTGGGTATAACAGAAGTCAAAAAGATGGTAGAGATAACCAGAAGTGACAAAAGGCCTATAGTGCTGATCCCAACATTTGATATTTTTGTAGATCTCCCCTCCGACAGGAAAGGGGCGAACCTTTCAAGGAACCTCGAGGTCATCGACAAGACGCTTGAGGACGCCGTGCAGGAGCCGATATATGCGATAGAGGACCTGTGCGTTGACGTATCAAAGAACCTTCTTGAAAAACACGAATACGCTACTAACGCGGAAGTCCGTATGAAAGGCGAATATATGATGAAAAAGAAATCGCCCCGGACTAAAATGGAATGCCAGGAAGTATACGACATCTATGCCGACGCGATCGTATCCCGGGACGGCAAGATCAGGAAGACCATCGGTGCGGACGTCATTGCGATGACAGCCTGTCCGTGCGCCCAGGAGATCTCCAAGGAAATGGCCTTTAACACACTCGCAAAGCTCGGCGTCGATGATGCCACCATCAGCGAGTTCCTGTGCGATATGCCCATGCCTACGCACAACCAGCGCGGTATAGGCACGATCATGGTAGAATCAAGTAACGGCGTCAAAGTTGGCATCGAGGCTATTATTGATATCATAGAGAATTCAATGAGTTCCCAGATGTACGAGCTGCTAAAGCGTGACGATGAAAGGCATGTTGTCATAACGGCTCATAAAAACCCTAAATTTGTCGAGGACTGTGTCAGGACGATGGCTAAGAACCTTGTCGAGAGGTTCCCGAACCTGCCAGAGGACACGATAATCACGATAAAGCAGGTAAACGAGGAGAGCATCCACCGCCATAACGCGTTCGCGGAGCGGAAGGCGACCTTCGGCGAGCTCAAGAAAGAAGTGATGAACAACGGCAATATCGTCGTTTGA
- a CDS encoding 2-phosphosulfolactate phosphatase, whose protein sequence is MRYYIAAEGKAEYLISPAGVPVIIDVLRASSTIIAALWKGAEKVIPVEYEDWALKLGKDIGAVLIGERDGVRLEGFDYNNSPNEILKADLKGKTVVMTTSNGTKVMVDGGIIASTLNAGAVANHIKDSDRTYLLASGSPLKSDEDMYTAMLIEKLIKKMEQGYSVDDALSLSSHEEDFISLLDSIRHSGSGKKVSHLGYADDVDMICTSVNKFPIIPVYRNGAIRLSYT, encoded by the coding sequence ATGAGATACTATATTGCCGCCGAAGGTAAAGCCGAATACTTAATATCCCCGGCAGGAGTCCCGGTCATAATCGACGTGCTCAGGGCATCTTCTACGATAATTGCCGCTTTATGGAAAGGCGCTGAGAAAGTCATACCGGTAGAGTATGAGGACTGGGCCTTAAAGCTTGGTAAGGACATTGGCGCGGTATTGATCGGGGAGAGAGACGGTGTACGCCTGGAGGGGTTCGACTATAATAACTCGCCGAACGAGATATTGAAAGCGGACCTGAAAGGAAAGACCGTGGTAATGACAACCTCTAACGGTACGAAGGTGATGGTCGACGGCGGCATCATAGCGAGCACGCTGAATGCAGGGGCTGTCGCGAACCATATCAAGGATTCCGACCGCACATACCTTTTGGCATCCGGGTCGCCTCTAAAGTCTGACGAAGACATGTATACTGCCATGTTAATAGAAAAGCTCATCAAGAAAATGGAGCAGGGATATTCGGTTGATGATGCATTGAGCCTGTCATCTCATGAGGAAGATTTTATCTCGCTCCTGGATAGCATCAGACATTCAGGCTCGGGAAAAAAAGTCTCACATCTCGGATATGCCGATGACGTCGACATGATATGCACCTCGGTCAACAAATTCCCGATAATACCTGTCTACAGGAATGGTGCCATAAGGTTATCATACACTTGA
- a CDS encoding 30S ribosomal protein S24e: MEIKVLEEKKNPLLERREVKFCATHNLGTPSREEIKNKIAAYLNSKPELVIIEQMRSAYGKRETYGYAKIYETEDRLKRVETEHIIQRNAKPAPEEKKE, translated from the coding sequence ATGGAAATAAAAGTACTTGAAGAAAAGAAAAACCCTCTCTTAGAGAGACGCGAGGTCAAGTTCTGCGCCACGCACAACCTTGGCACACCGTCGAGAGAGGAAATAAAGAACAAGATAGCCGCATATCTGAACTCCAAGCCTGAGCTCGTCATCATAGAGCAGATGAGGTCTGCCTATGGAAAGCGCGAGACATACGGCTATGCAAAGATATACGAGACAGAGGACCGCTTAAAGCGCGTCGAGACAGAGCACATCATCCAGAGGAACGCTAAACCCGCTCCCGAGGAAAAGAAGGAATAA